The proteins below are encoded in one region of Puntigrus tetrazona isolate hp1 chromosome 5, ASM1883169v1, whole genome shotgun sequence:
- the npas2 gene encoding neuronal PAS domain-containing protein 2 — MGEGVSMDNLLEFGGLCPSTRREWDTGSCVDDLMDEDEKDRAKRASRNKSEKKRRDQFNVLIKELCTMLQGQGHPRKMDKSTILQRTIDFLQKQKEITAQTESCEVRQDWKPSFLSNEEFTQLMLEALDGFLIALTTDGNIIYVSDSVSSLIGHLPSDMVDQNILNFLPEREHGEVYKLLSSHMLLTEPSAVDLLNSNETHVEFCCHLARGNIDPKEPPTYEYVKFVGDFKFHNNVPLSSCNGYELAFPRTLQSSLEEQICLVATVRLVTPQFLKDLCNVEDVCDEFTSRHSLEWKFLFLDHRASPIIGYLPFEVLGTSGYDYYHVDDLELIAQCHKQLMQCGKGKSCYYRFLTKGQQWIWLQTHYYITYHQWNSKPEFIVCTHSVVSYAEVRAERRREIGLEESSSDMATSSIKGQEVFLDMCPPLETTRERISSARSVSSQSSRKSSHTALSDSASNSSVRYTEACTSSRQSASIGPEKSSNRMPHSGSKSLIQRQSSSEPTSLSPSCSQHSTMTQSLYGFQQPQLGVMHQLKEQLEERTRILQADIKTQQQELHDIKEKLQLANLQMLLQQPIQGEFAGSGPQQQGPGRPSQHSTQPKPQHCVSHSSHTLLREQPSSSSAQGQQRLVQTGHMQAVSVPMQTHTSLTTPFYSNPMMFSPNHGHRTQHDTHCQRHTHTDYSQDGQLRMLLNQPMQTLVPDSNGGAQSSQCSSTIQQTKYPLDQQMMAPSFPVQQVNCNAVLVPSPVFTSPIMIPHNSFITHQATPAYTPHPSAAPQSLPLQQTQQFFQMQPQGLIHSAPTQALFHTPSVPQQSTVGYVQPQQQQQQHHHSQSGNLSDYRNMLPR, encoded by the exons ATGGGAGAAGGAGTGAGCATGGACAACCTTTTGGAGTTTGGAGGCCTTTGTCCATCCACCCGGAGGGAATGGGA cacagggagctgtGTGGATGATTTAATGGATGAAGATGAGAAAGACAGAGCAAAAAG GGCGTCCCGTAataaatcagagaagaagagaagagaccAGTTCAATGTTCTCATTAAAGAGCTGTGTACGATGCTGCAGGGTCAAGGTCACCCCCGCAAGATGGACAAATCCACAATCCTGCAGAGAACCATTGACTTCCTGCAGAAACAGAAAG AAATCACAGCGCAAACAGAATCCTGTGAGGTCCGGCAGGACTGGAAGCCTTCTTTCCTCAGCAACGAGGAATTCACCCAGTTAATGCTGGAG GCATTGGATGGTTTCCTGATAGCGCTTACCACAGATGGGAACATCATATATGTATCTGACAGCGTCTCATCTCTTATTGGTCATCTGCCG TCAGATATGGTGGACCAGAACATTTTGAACTTCCTGCCAGAACGAGAACATGGAGAGGTGTATAAACTTCTGTCATCACACATGCTCCTGACAGAGCCTTCTGCTGTGGACCTACTCAACAGCA atgaGACACACGTTGAGTTCTGCTGTCATTTAGCAAGGGGGAACATTGACCCAAAAGAACCGCCCACTTACGAATATGTCAAATTTGTTGGAGATTTCAAGTTTCATAATAACG TGCCTCTGTCCTCATGTAACGGTTATGAGCTGGCATTTCCGCGCACACTGCAGTCTTCACTAGAGGAGCAGATCTGTCTCGTAGCCACAGTGAGACTTGTGACCCCTCAGTTCCTAAAG gaTCTGTGCAACGTGGAGGATGTGTGTGATGAATTCACATCAAGACACAGTCTGGAATGGAAATTTCTCTTCTTAGATCATAG ggCCTCGCCTATCATTGGGTACCTGCCGTTTGAGGTTTTAGGGACCTCGGGTTACGATTATTACCATGTGGACGACCTGGAGTTGATTGCTCAGTGTCACAAACAAT tgaTGCAGTGTGGGAAAGGAAAATCCTGTTACTATCGGTTTCTGACTAAAGGGCAGCAGTGGATCTGGCTACAAACACACTATTACATCACATACCACCAGTGGAACTCCAAACCAGAGTTTATCGTCTGCACACACAGTGTGGtcag CTATGCTGAAGTCCGAGcagaaagaaggagagagatTGGATTGGAGGAAAGCTCATCTGATATGGCAACATCCTCAATTAAG gGGCAGGAGGTGTTTTTGGACATGTGTCCTCCTTTGGAAACTACACGAGAAAGAATCAGCAGCGCTCGATCAGTGTCGTCACAGAGTTCTAGGAAATCTTCACACACAGCGCTGTCTGACTCGGCGT CGAACTCATCGGTAAGGTACACAGAGGCATGCACGTCGTCACGACAATCCGCTTCTATTGGTCCTGAGAAGAGTTCCAACAGAATGCCACATAGTGGATCAAAG AGCCTGATTCAGAGGCAGAGCTCCTCTGAGCCCACATCACTCTCCCCCTCCTGCAGTCAGCATTCCACTATG ACACAGTCTCTGTACGGATTCCAGCAGCCTCAGTTAGGCGTCATGCATCAGCTGAAAGAACAGCTAGAAGAGCGGACGCGCATCCTACAGGCCGACatcaaaacacaacaacaagAGCTGCACGACATTAAAGAGAAACTACAACTTGCTAATCTACAG ATGTTACTTCAGCAGCCGATACAGGGAGAATTTGCCGGTTCTGGTCCTCAGCAGCAGGGTCCAGGCAGGCCGTCCCAACACAGCACCCAGCCCAAACCTCAACACTGTGTTTCACATTCATCGCACACACTACTCAGAGAACAGCCCAGTAGCTCATCTGCTCAG GGCCAGCAGAGACTGGTTCAGACTGGACACATGCAGGCCGTCAGCGTTCCAATGCAGACACACACCAGTCTCACCACACCCTTCTATAGCAACCCAATGATGTTCTCACCTAACCACGGACACCGAACCCAACATGACACACACTgccaaagacacacacacactgactacAGCCAGGACGGACAGCTACG GATGCTACTAAACCAACCAATGCAGACGCTTGTACCAGACAGCAATGGGGGGGCCCAGTCTTCCCAGTGCAGCTCAACTATTCAACAAAccaa ATATCCTCTGGACCAGCAGATGATGGCTCCTTCCTTCCCTGTGCAGCAGGTGAACTGTAACGCTGTGCTTGTCCCTTCCCCCGTCTTCACCTCACCAATCATGATCCCACATAACAGTTTCATCACCCATCAGGCCACGCCCGCCTATACGCCTCACCCATCAGCCGCCCCACAAAGTTTACCACTACAACAAACTCAGCAGTTCTTTCAG ATGCAGCCTCAGGGTCTGATTCACAGTGCTCCCACTCAGGCCTTATTCCACACCCCTAGCGTTCCGCAGCAAAGCACTGTGGGATACGTACAGccacaacagcagcagcaacagcatcATCACTCACAGTCCGGCAACCTGTCGGACTACAGAAACATGCTCCCACGGTAG